A stretch of DNA from Micromonospora sp. NBC_01813:
CACCCCGGCGGCGATCCGGTTCACCGGCGGCGGCCAGGCCGCCAACACCGCCGCCTGGCTGGCCGCGCTGGGCGTACCGGTGACGCTGGTCGCGACGGTCGGCGACGACGACGTCGGCAGCCTGCGCCTCGCCGAACTCACCGATGCCGGAGTCGACCTGGCGGTACGGCGGTGCCCGTCCGCCCCGACCGGCACCGTCATCGTGTTGGCGCACGGTGGCGACCGGTCGATGGTGGCTGACCGGGGCGCCAACCTGTCGTTGCGGGCGCGCGACGTCGACGACGCACTGCAGCGGTTTCCCGACGCGGTGCACCTGCACCTGTCCGGCTATCCCCTGCTGTCGCGGCAGACCCGCCCGGCGGCCCGCCACGCGCTCGCCGCCGCCCGGACCCGGGGGATGTCGACCAGCGTCGACGCGGCCTCGGCGGCGCCGCTGCGGGCGGCGGGCGCGGCCGAGTTCCTCGACTGGGTACGCGGCACCGACCTGCTGCTGGCCAACGCCGACGAGGCAGCGGTGCTCGGGATGGCCGACGGGCTGCCCCAGCCCGGGCCGGTCCGGCACCTGGTGGTGAAGCGGGGCGCCTCCGGTGCCGTCTGGCACGGGCCACACCGACCGGTCGAAGCAGCGGCGCAGCCGGTGCCGGTGGTCGACCCGACCGGCGCCGGCGACGCGTTCGCCGCCGGTCTGTTGGCAGCCTGGCTGGCGGCGGCACCCGGTGCGGCCGCCGGGCCCGATCCGGCCGACGCGCTGGCGCACGCGGTGCGGGCGGGTGCCGCGGCCGTGGGCCTGGTAGGAGCGCGGCCGACCGGAAAGCTCAGGGCTCCACGTCGATGACCGTCGCCGGTGGTGTCGGGGTGGGTACCGCGCCGACGGCCGACTGCCCCTGGCCCCCTGCCCGGTGCCACTGGTCGTTTCTCCGGTGCCGGTCCTTGGGCGGGCCGTCGTTGGCGAGCAGGACGGCCAGCCAGGGCACCAGGATCATCCCGACCCCGCAGATCGACAACCAGAGCCAGAGCAACGGCGCCTCCACCGTGACCAGCACCGCGCCCACGATCAGGCAGCCGATCCGGACCGACATCATGGCCACGTACCGGCGTTGGCGGTGCCGCAGCTGATCACCCGGGCTCTGCCCGGCGTCCGTGATCAGCGTCGGGCGGTCAACGGTCCGTCTCACCGGCTCCTCCCGCCTGGCCGTCGTTCATGTCTTCGCGGCCTTGGCCGCCGCCTTCATCTGCTGCTTGTGCTCCCGGACGCGCACCAGGGAGTCCTCGTCGACGATGTCGGCCACCGAGACGTGCGCCCCCTCGCGACCGTACTCGCCGGCCGCCTCCCGCCAGCCGGCCGGGTCCACGCCGTACCGCTTGCCGAGCAGGGCGAGGAAGATCTGTGCCTTCTGCTTGCCGAACCCGGGCAACTCGCCGATCCGGGCCAGCGCGGCGGCCCCGTCCGGAGCCTCGGTCCAGATCCGGGCCGGATCGCCGGCGTACCGGTCGACCACGATCCGGCACACCTGCTGCACCCGTGCCGCCATCGCCTTGGGGAACCGGTGCAGCGCCGGCCGCTGCGCGAAGACCTCGATCAGCTTCTCCGGGTCGAAGTCGGCCAGCTCCCGGGCGTCCGGCTCGTGCCCCAGCCGAAGGGTCAGATCGTACGGCGCGGAGAACGCCTTCTCCATCGGCACCTGCTGGTCCAGGATCATCGCGACGAGCAGAGCCAACGGGCTGCGGCGCAGCAGCTCGTTCGCCTCCGCCTCGATCGGCAGCGACAGTGTCATGCACCCAGTTTGCCGGATCGGACGTCAGCCCGCCGCCACGCCACCCGCGCGGCGATGGGCCGACCCGGCCGGGTCGAGTTGCGCGACCGGGCAGGATGGCAGCGTGACCGACGAAACCACCACGTACCCCGCGTTGCTCGACGCGGCCGGGATCGACCGGCTCCGCACCGCACTGACCACGGCCCGGTTCACCTCGACCGGCATTGCCGAGCGGCTCGGGCCACAGGCCACCGCGGCCGTGTCCCGCAACGACTACCGCGCCGCGCTGCGCCGCACCGGCGACGGTGATCCACTCGACACCCTGATCCGGATCTTCATCTGCGCGCAGACCGAGTCCACGGCGGCGGTCAGCGCCGCGCTGGCGCCGCTGCCGTTGACCGACGCGCTCGCCGCCGGGCTGGTGGAGCCGGCCCCGGGTGGTCCAGGGCTGCGCCAGGGCGTCGACCTGGAGCCGTACGGCGATGACTGGTGGGTGATCTCCGACGTGCCGGCGCACCTGCGGGCCGGGCAGCCACTCGCCGCCGACCATGTCCTCGGCGTCGGCGGCTCCTCGACCACCCTGGCCGACGCGGTCCGCCGCCGGCCGGTCGGCACCGCGTTGGACCTGGGCACCGGCTGCGGCGTACAGGCGCTGCACCTGGCCGGACACGCGACCAGCGTCACCGCGACCGATCTGTCCGCCCGCGCGCTACGCTTCGCCGCCACCACCGCGGCGCTCAGCGGGCAACGGTGGGAACTGCTGCACGGCGACCTGGCCGCGCCGGTGGCCGGCCGTCGCTTCGACCTCGTGGTCAGCAACCCGCCGTTCGTGGTCGGGCCCGGCACCGCCACCCACGTCTACCGTGACTCGGGCCGGATCGGCGACGGCGTCTGCGCCGAGCTCGCGGCCGCCGCCGACGACCTGTTGGCCGACGGCGGCACCATGCACTATCTGGCCAACTGGCTGCACGTCACCGGCGAGGACTGGGCCGAACGGGTCGCGGGTTGGCTCACCGGCACCGGTCTCGACGCGTGGGTGATCCAGCGCGAGGTGGCCGACCCGGTCTCCTACGTGAACCTGTGGCTGGCCGACGCGAGCGAGGGGCCCGACGCGCACCGGGCCGCCGCCTGGCTCGACTGGTTCGACGCGCAGAAGGTCGAGGCGGTCGGTTTCGGGCTGGTCACGCTGCGCCGAGCCGGCCACACCGACCCGGTGGTCCGGGTCGAGGAACTGCGCCAGCAGGTGACGCCGCCGCTGGGCGAACGGGTCGACGAGTGGTTCTCCCGCCAGGACTGGCTACGGGCCCGCGACGACGCCGGCCTGCTCGCGGCGCGATACCAGGCCGCGGACGGGCTGCGGCTACGGCAGGAAGCCAGCCTCGGCGAGGACGGCTGGGCGGTGGACCGGCAGACCGTCACGATGACCGACGGGCTGCGCTGGTCCGAGGAGATCGATCCGCTGGTGCTGGCCCTGATCGGCGGGTGCGACGGCGCGATGGCGATGCGCGATCAGGTGACGCTGCTGGCCACCGCGTACGGCGTACCGGAAAGCGAGCTGGTCGATGCCGCCGCGCCGATCGTCGGTCGGCTGGTCGAGCGGGGCATCCTGCGGCCGGTGTGACAGGCTGACCGGTATGCGGGCGGTGGTGCGGACAGTCAGCCGCGCAAGGTGCATGAGCTGCGCATCTTTGCGCCGGACCCGGCTGGCGACGACACCGCCGAACGCTCTGCCGCGCAGCTCGACGCGTTGGCTGCCCGGGGTGCCCCGGTACACACCGGACGGTTTCGGCACCCCGCTGCGCCGTCAGATCGTCACGGTCAGCGACCAGGCTGCCGCGCCGCACCCGAAGATGTCCCGGATTCATGCCACCTCGCGCCCGCCTCACCGTGACTTCACGCCCCAACCGCCAAGCTTGTCTTCACCAGCGGCGCTCCGTC
This window harbors:
- a CDS encoding carbohydrate kinase family protein codes for the protein MSDTGQNPVRPADGAAPGRVLVVGDLVTDVVAVLGAPVAAGSDTPAAIRFTGGGQAANTAAWLAALGVPVTLVATVGDDDVGSLRLAELTDAGVDLAVRRCPSAPTGTVIVLAHGGDRSMVADRGANLSLRARDVDDALQRFPDAVHLHLSGYPLLSRQTRPAARHALAAARTRGMSTSVDAASAAPLRAAGAAEFLDWVRGTDLLLANADEAAVLGMADGLPQPGPVRHLVVKRGASGAVWHGPHRPVEAAAQPVPVVDPTGAGDAFAAGLLAAWLAAAPGAAAGPDPADALAHAVRAGAAAVGLVGARPTGKLRAPRR
- a CDS encoding DUF7782 domain-containing protein; this translates as MTDETTTYPALLDAAGIDRLRTALTTARFTSTGIAERLGPQATAAVSRNDYRAALRRTGDGDPLDTLIRIFICAQTESTAAVSAALAPLPLTDALAAGLVEPAPGGPGLRQGVDLEPYGDDWWVISDVPAHLRAGQPLAADHVLGVGGSSTTLADAVRRRPVGTALDLGTGCGVQALHLAGHATSVTATDLSARALRFAATTAALSGQRWELLHGDLAAPVAGRRFDLVVSNPPFVVGPGTATHVYRDSGRIGDGVCAELAAAADDLLADGGTMHYLANWLHVTGEDWAERVAGWLTGTGLDAWVIQREVADPVSYVNLWLADASEGPDAHRAAAWLDWFDAQKVEAVGFGLVTLRRAGHTDPVVRVEELRQQVTPPLGERVDEWFSRQDWLRARDDAGLLAARYQAADGLRLRQEASLGEDGWAVDRQTVTMTDGLRWSEEIDPLVLALIGGCDGAMAMRDQVTLLATAYGVPESELVDAAAPIVGRLVERGILRPV
- a CDS encoding DUF3099 domain-containing protein, whose translation is MRRTVDRPTLITDAGQSPGDQLRHRQRRYVAMMSVRIGCLIVGAVLVTVEAPLLWLWLSICGVGMILVPWLAVLLANDGPPKDRHRRNDQWHRAGGQGQSAVGAVPTPTPPATVIDVEP
- a CDS encoding HhH-GPD-type base excision DNA repair protein; protein product: MTLSLPIEAEANELLRRSPLALLVAMILDQQVPMEKAFSAPYDLTLRLGHEPDARELADFDPEKLIEVFAQRPALHRFPKAMAARVQQVCRIVVDRYAGDPARIWTEAPDGAAALARIGELPGFGKQKAQIFLALLGKRYGVDPAGWREAAGEYGREGAHVSVADIVDEDSLVRVREHKQQMKAAAKAAKT